The nucleotide sequence GAATACCATGTTAAATGGATTAGAATTTTAATGATATGGTTATTTAGGTTTCTGTTAGAACACTTTTAAATTAATCATAGTACAACAAATTCAAGACGTATTttgtgttttgattttaaaattttagaatttagaTACCCATTATTTAAGGTGTACTTCCTATAACGTAATACGTAAATTCTTAATTTGTCTTCTTCCCTTAAAATTCGTCATGTTTGGTTTCTTCAGCTGCCATTGGTCAATTACAATGTAGCACGGGTAGCTAGGAAATGGAATACAGAGTTTTTTTATAATTCggatatgtatttatgtacaAAAACATTGAAGTGCGATTTTTCACAGTCGATATGATCGCGTGAGCAAAGTTCAATGCTGGGCATTCGTTCAATGGAGAAGTCAAAACATGGCGCAAAATGACAATGACAAACAGGTGAACAAGGGGGCGTGGCGCGACCTTGCATGTTGACTACTTGACGGGGCTCTCAAAAAGTTCAGTTTTCTGCACTTTTCGAGTTTGTAGGTCACTGTCAAATGCATGTGTTTAATATTTCCATCAGATTTGTTGTTCTTTCAGTTTTGGTTGTCTTATTATATGGAAAAAACTAttcttaaaaaacaatttttaaacatcTTGATTTTTAAAACACTAAAAGTAAgtcatttttataaattaaattttttaaaaatgcgCGCGCAAGTAATTGATTTCTTCGATAGGACAATCTTCGGGATGCAAAATACCGAAATAAAAGAACATGGTTTTGGTATATTATCGAAAAACGAGTGGTATATGCAGAGCAGTCGAGCCGCGGTCACACTGGAcgctaaaattaaaaatcggATTAATTTTGTGGTTTCGCTGCTGAATTTTCGATAAAATAGTGTGCAATTGTGTCGAGTGAAACTGCTAATTAGTGTAGCTATCGTATCATAACTGCGAAAAGTGTTTTTTGGCCGGGCAAATAGCGAAAAGAAAGCAGAGTGTCTGCTGCGAAGACGAATTGAAGGGGAGACAGAGTAACAATGAGCGAGCGAGACGGCATCAGGCCAGTGTGAGCGCTAGCTGTGCTCCTCTAAccaaataaaacaaaacaaaggaGAGACAAAGGATAGAAACCCCGAAaaaggcacacacacacgcacgcacacacaAGCAATAAGAAGAGCAGGCAGCAGACAGATAAACTAAAACAAATGGAGTTTAATTGATTGTTAGTCAAAGGATCCCGGGATTTAGCCAGCCGATCCCATTCGAACCGATCCAAATCCGAAGCTCTTGCTGCGAAAGTGAAGTGAAGGGGAAAACGAGAGAAAAGTCGTCGCCAAATTGTGCATGTGCATGTGCCAGTGTGTGTATGCGTATGGCTGTGTGAGTGCGTGTGCATATGGGGTTGGAAAACTGTGAAAACTCAAGCGCAAAAGTCTTTGGCTCCGATTAACTCGCGGAAAACTCATCCTCACTGGGCAGGTGACGGGAAGATGCCGAGCGCCTCGTTCACCTCGTCGCGCACCTACGTGCGCCGCTCCCGCCGGAAAGGAGCCAACCGGATAGCGATGCCCAACCGGCCGACGGGCAACATCATGGATCCCATGCTCCAGCAGAACGTGGCCGCCGCCGGAGCGGGAGCAGGTGCATCCGGTTCGAACAGTAGTAGCGGCGGTGGTagcaacaccaacaacaacagcagcagcagcgggaGCAGTAGTGCCACATCCACTtccggaggaggaggagcagcagcagcagcagcagcgggcGCCGGAGCAACTGCAGCAGGAGCATCCAATTCAGCAGAGTACTTCGACAGCGGCCAAGGAGCCAGCGGTTCCAGTGGAGCAGCTTCTTCGGGCTTCTCTGGCAGCTTCTACAATGCCCTGCAAATGATGGACACTACTGAGAGCTCAGGCGCCGGCACCAGCCAGTCAACGCCGCCGGCTTTAGGAGCCTCATCCTCCGCCACATCGAAGTCCACCTGCGCCACAACCGGATCTAGTGCGGCAACAACGTCCGCCGCCGCGGCAGCTGCAGCCTCCGCCTCGGCCGGAAGTAGTCATCAGAGTCCCTACGACTTGCGCCGCAAGATCTCTGCCAGCAGCCACGAGCAGTGGCCGACCAGCTCCTCTTCCGCCGCGGCAGCTGCTGCCGCCGCCATACTCGTGGGACCCTCGAGCGGCTCCCCGCCGCTGGTCAATCCCGGCGCCTCGCCCTCCAGCTCGTCGTCCTCATCCTCCTCCAGTTCGTCGTCCTCGTCCGCCTCGTCTTCGAGCTCCTCGTCGAATGTACAGGCGCCCTCGACCAGTGCCACCTTCCCGGTGAACAATGCACCCACAACGGGAGCCACTCTGGCGCAGCCACCTAACGTCCACAGCTCAGTGCCACAGCAGCATTGTGGGGCACTGCCGGTGGGCGCTGCCATCGAGGATAATAACTACATGCTGCCGGCGAGGAAGCGATCGCGTCGCCTCTATACGCAAGGTGGCGAGATGGGTCCCGCTGCGGGAGCCACGGGGGAAACAGCCGGCTCTGGGACGGCAACGTCCGGAGGATCAGGTGCGCCAACTGCGGCCCAGTACCTCCAGTACGAACTGCCCGACGAAGTGCTGCTGGCCATCTTCTCGTATCTGATGGAACAAGACCTCTGCCGCCTGGCGCTTGTATGCAAGCGCTTCAATACCATTGCCAACGACACGGAGCTCTGGAAGCGCCTCTACCAGTCAGTCTTCGAGTATGACCTGCCGCTCTTCAATCCGGAACTGTGCAAGTTCGTGTTCGAGAAGCCGGAGGAGTCGGAGTACGCCAATCCGTGGAAGGAGAGCTTTCACCAGCTGTACCGTGGAGTGCATGTGCGCCCCGGTTACCAAGAGCGTCGCAGCTCAGGACGCAGCATTGTGTTCTTCAACACCATTCAGGCGGCGCTGGATTACCCAGAAGAGCGTGCCGCATCGGGAGTCTTTGTGCCGCCTGGCGCCGGAGCTGGCAATGTGGTCTCCGCGGGACTGTCCAACACAAGTGCGTCAGCGGGCGCAGGTGGAGCCGGTGGGGCCAGCGTTAATGCCCTGGTCAATATCTATGAAGAGCAGGTGGCCCCCACCGAGCACCCCGGTCCACTGATATTCCTTCACGCGGGCCATTACAAGGGCGAATATCTGTTTATCGACTCGGATGTAGCTTTAGTTGGAGCAGCGCCTGGTAACGTGGCTGAATCGGTGATCCTGGAACGAGAGGCCGGATCCACGGTGATGTTCGTTGAGGGAGCCAAGTACGCCTACGTGGGCTACCTCACACTCAAGTTCTCGCCGGAAGTAACTTCGACGGTATCGCATCACAAGCACTATTGCCTGGACATCGGCGAGAACTGTTCCCCGACCGTGGACAACTGCATCATTCGCTCCACCTCGGTGGTGGGCGCTGCCGTCTGTGTGGGCGGGGTAAATGCCAATCCCGTGATCCGCAACTGCGATATCAGCGACTGCGAGAATGTAGGTCTCTACGTCACCGACTACGCCCAGGGAACCTACGAGCACAACGAGATCAGCCGGAACGCCCTGGCAGGCATTTGGGTCAAAAACTTCGCCAGCCCCATCATGCGGGAGAACCACATACACCACGGTCGGGATGTGGGCATCTTTACCTTCGAAAATGGAATGGTAAGTGTAAACAAGTGGGTTTATCTCAGCTCGTTGCACAACAAACAAATTTCATTGTCTTAACATTTATAACATTAAACCCATGTCATTAAAAGTagatttataatttaaagtGAGGTATTTCATAAATTTCAATCCATTTTCTAGGGCTACTTTGAGAAAAATGACATCCACAACAATCGCATAGCTGGCTTCGAGGTCAAGGCCGGAGCCAATCCTACCGTGGTCAAGTGCGAGATCCATCATGGTCAGACGGGCGGCATCTATGTGCATGAGAATGGTCTGGGTCAGTTCATCGAGAACCGCATCCACTCAAATAACTTTGCAGGTAAGACTGATTTAAGTGTAAATCATTGACTTTCACTAATCCACACTCTTTGTTTCAAAGGTGTCTGGATAACCTCCAACAGCAATCCCACCATCCGCAAGAACGAGATCTACAACGGGCACCAAGGTGGCGTGTACATCTTTGGCGAGGGTCGCGGTCTTATAGAGCACAATAACATTTATGGTAATGCGTTGGCGGGGATTCAGATCCGCACCAACAGCGATCCCATAGTGCGGCACAATAAGATCCACCATGGCCAACACGGCGGCATATATGTCCACGAAAAGGGTCAGGGTCTGATCGAGGAGAACGAGGTGTACTCCAACACACTGGCTGGCGTGTGGATCACTACTGGGAGCACTCCAGTTTTGCGACGCAATCGGATCCATTCGGGCAAACAGGTGGGCGTCTACTTCTACGACAACGGTCATGGCAAATTGGAGGACAACGACATATTCAACCACCTGTACTCGGGAGTCCAGATCCGCACAGGTAGCAATCCAGTGATAAGAGGCAACAAGATCTGGGGCGGACAGAATGGTGGAGTACTTGTCTACAATGGTGGTCTGGGATTGCTCGAGCAGAACGAGATCTTCGACAACGCCATGGCCGGCGTTTGGATTAAAACTGACTCCAACCCGACGCTGAAGCGTAATAAGATCTATGACGGCCGTGATGGAGGCATCTGCATCTTTAACGGAGGCAAGGGCATCCTCGAGGAAAACGACATCTTTCGCAATACGCAAGCCGGCGTCCTAATCTCGACGCAATCGCACCCGATTCTACGACGAAATCGCATCTACGATGGCCAGGCAGCGGGCGTGGAGATAACCAACAATGCGACGGCCACGCTGGAGCATAATCAGATATTCAAGAACAAGTTCGGCGGGCTGTGCCTAGCCAGTGGCGTTCAGCCAATTACTCGGGGCaacaacatttttaacaaCGAGGACGAGGTGGAGAAGGCCGTCTCCAGCGGGCAGTGCCTGTACAAGATTAGCAGCTACACCTCCTTTCCCATGCACGACTTCTACCGCTGCCAGACCTGCAACACAACCGACCGCAACGCCATCTGCGTGAATTGCATCAAGAATTGTCATGCTGGTCATGACGTTGAGTTTATACGACACGATCGGTGAGTGGGAAGCAATTAATAGATTCAGAAAGTAGCATCTTTATAAGACTTTAGCATAACCAGACATAAAAGACCTCTAAAATCAAATGACTTGCGTGGCTTGTACACTTTAATTTGTTATAAAGCTGTATGAATCTTAATTTACGTTCCAACGTCTTAACTATTTTCTTGGCTTTAATAAAACCCGAAATAATAAACCCTGGTTTATTCCACAGCTTCTTTTGCGACTGCGGTGCTGGCACCCTGTCCAACCAGTGTCAACTGCAGGGCGAGCCCACTCAGGACACGGACACGCTCTACGACTCGGCGGCGCCCATGGAATCACATACGCTGATGGTCAACTAGGACACTAATTAACTTCGGCAGCTCGACCACAGTCCCATCCTTAGCTATATCTATCTTAAGACGTTAAGGCCAAGCTCTCAAATCTCTCGCACATCTCAAGTGTTGCTGTAAATATTCAAAAGGAAACCAACAAACGAACACACACTATAATACAATTAATTGTATGTAAATAATAACTAATTATTCTTGCGTTCAAAATTTAACTCAATGTGCAATTTAGTTTAACACGAACTCACACGCAAAGTTTTCACTTTTTAACTAAGCATAAAACGGATAAATCAATACAAAGAACACTGAAACCTTACCCATTTATGTCACAACGAATGAATGAAACTGAAAAGGAGGAACACCTTTAATACACAATGCATTTGTTTGTACGTCGAAGTGTTGTAAACGAAAGAGGAGCAAATGAGTCCTCTCGAACCCAGTGAAGAACAATTTTGTAATGTAGATTAGTAGAGATTTTAAAATTACATCAATTAACATAAACTACGTGTAAGCCATAGATATTAATGAGAGAGGAGATATGTATGCCCAGGCGAGCGGATCGGCCCCTGACTAACAACAATTCGAAGAAAGCAATTCTAAGTATTAACAACAAACTAGATTAGCGGCAGCCAATGCTTCAGCAAACTAACCTATGAATATACGAGTATAGTACACACATAACATAACTACATTTAAACGAAATACAGCACACTACTCTATATATTCATACGAATCTATGCGAATTCTACTGAAACACAGCACACGGACAAGATACAAAATCAAAAGCCTTTACCAAGCGTAAAATACCAAGCAATATTTCATGTCTAAATGTTGTAGAACAAATTTGTAGCTCAAACGTAAAAGAGAAATAGAAACGAAACAAAAGCCATGTGTCATTTTAGTCGTGTAAGTTTATGAACAGTTTAGTATTTAGTTTGTCTACGGGCCGAGTATTCGAATTATGcaaatcatttttaatttaagtctGTAGCCTAGGCTAAGTGAACGCAAAAACCATAACTACTGCATAGATGACATTATCCGATAATTGCGTGTGAATTaagtattttgtttttattgccTAACATTTAATTTATACTTTGTTTGCCCGTGTTTTTTCCCCAACGGTTCAATTTCGTAGGATCAAATAACCATAACACATAAATACTGCATACTATATTCTATATTCAACTATACGAAATATACGAGGATCAGAGTGTATTGTTTTACTAACAAAAATTTAAGCACGTCCTCGACGTGCGACTATACTATGTAgagattgattttaatgtgtTACCTATGCAAGCTAATAACGTCGTCGCCCTTGACTTGGACAAACCACTAAATATACATTCTTATATATACACAAGGTATAAGCTAATAATATTTGAAATTTGACAAAAGCGGTTGAGTGATCTTTAATTTGGAATTTCGGATCTTGGGATTAATAATACTTTCTAATTTGAACAGGAACAGGGATCTTCCTTGGCCAACTCGGTCTCCCGGAATCGCAACAGGGTCAGGATGTGGGCATGATTGGCTGCCTTGGCGTAATCGATGGGCGACATGCCCAGCTCATCCTTGAGGTACGGATTCTTGTAGTGCGGCAGCAGGTACTCCACCACCTCGTGGTTGCCCAGCTGGCAGGCGTAGTGCAGGGCTGTTCGTCCTGTCCGATCGGCCAGCGTGAGATTGGCCCCGGCCAATCGGAAGGACTCCAGTCGCTT is from Drosophila suzukii chromosome 3, CBGP_Dsuzu_IsoJpt1.0, whole genome shotgun sequence and encodes:
- the FBXO11 gene encoding F-box only protein 11, whose amino-acid sequence is MPSASFTSSRTYVRRSRRKGANRIAMPNRPTGNIMDPMLQQNVAAAGAGAGASGSNSSSGGGSNTNNNSSSSGSSSATSTSGGGGAAAAAAAGAGATAAGASNSAEYFDSGQGASGSSGAASSGFSGSFYNALQMMDTTESSGAGTSQSTPPALGASSSATSKSTCATTGSSAATTSAAAAAAASASAGSSHQSPYDLRRKISASSHEQWPTSSSSAAAAAAAAILVGPSSGSPPLVNPGASPSSSSSSSSSSSSSSSASSSSSSSNVQAPSTSATFPVNNAPTTGATLAQPPNVHSSVPQQHCGALPVGAAIEDNNYMLPARKRSRRLYTQGGEMGPAAGATGETAGSGTATSGGSGAPTAAQYLQYELPDEVLLAIFSYLMEQDLCRLALVCKRFNTIANDTELWKRLYQSVFEYDLPLFNPELCKFVFEKPEESEYANPWKESFHQLYRGVHVRPGYQERRSSGRSIVFFNTIQAALDYPEERAASGVFVPPGAGAGNVVSAGLSNTSASAGAGGAGGASVNALVNIYEEQVAPTEHPGPLIFLHAGHYKGEYLFIDSDVALVGAAPGNVAESVILEREAGSTVMFVEGAKYAYVGYLTLKFSPEVTSTVSHHKHYCLDIGENCSPTVDNCIIRSTSVVGAAVCVGGVNANPVIRNCDISDCENVGLYVTDYAQGTYEHNEISRNALAGIWVKNFASPIMRENHIHHGRDVGIFTFENGMGYFEKNDIHNNRIAGFEVKAGANPTVVKCEIHHGQTGGIYVHENGLGQFIENRIHSNNFAGVWITSNSNPTIRKNEIYNGHQGGVYIFGEGRGLIEHNNIYGNALAGIQIRTNSDPIVRHNKIHHGQHGGIYVHEKGQGLIEENEVYSNTLAGVWITTGSTPVLRRNRIHSGKQVGVYFYDNGHGKLEDNDIFNHLYSGVQIRTGSNPVIRGNKIWGGQNGGVLVYNGGLGLLEQNEIFDNAMAGVWIKTDSNPTLKRNKIYDGRDGGICIFNGGKGILEENDIFRNTQAGVLISTQSHPILRRNRIYDGQAAGVEITNNATATLEHNQIFKNKFGGLCLASGVQPITRGNNIFNNEDEVEKAVSSGQCLYKISSYTSFPMHDFYRCQTCNTTDRNAICVNCIKNCHAGHDVEFIRHDRFFCDCGAGTLSNQCQLQGEPTQDTDTLYDSAAPMESHTLMVN